A single Brucella intermedia LMG 3301 DNA region contains:
- the dnaA gene encoding chromosomal replication initiator protein DnaA: MMTGKSTATMGDAHANRIHGSSATGNDKSLVELSGNAGDEVFERLTAKLKARVGTEIYSSWFGRLKLDDISKSIVRLSVPTAFLRSWINNHYSELLTELWQEENPQILKVEVVVRGVSRVVRSAAPVEACEASENKPVVAPREKMVFPLGQSFGGQPVGDKRGSAVVAESAAASGAVLGSPLDPRYTFDSFVDGASNRVALAAARTIAEAGSSAVRFNPLFIHASVGLGKTHLLQAIAAAALQRQEKARVVYLTAEYFMWRFATAIRDNNALSFKEQLRDIDLLVIDDMQFLQGKSIQHEFCHLLNTLLDSAKQVVVAADRAPSELESLDVRVRSRLQGGVALEVAAPDYEMRVEMLRRRLAAAQAEDPSLTIGEEILSHVARTVTGSGRELEGAFNQLLFRQSFEPNISIDRVDELLGHLTRVGEPKRIRIEEIQRIVARHYNVSKQDLLSNRRTRTIVKPRQVAMYLAKMMTPRSLPEIGRRFGGRDHTTVLHAVRKIEDLVGADTKLAQELELLKRLINDQAA, from the coding sequence ATGATGACCGGCAAATCGACGGCAACGATGGGTGATGCACATGCGAACCGTATCCACGGATCTTCTGCTACCGGAAATGACAAGAGCCTGGTCGAGTTGAGCGGCAACGCTGGTGATGAGGTTTTCGAGCGCCTTACGGCAAAGCTGAAAGCCCGCGTCGGCACCGAGATTTATTCCAGCTGGTTCGGTCGTCTGAAGCTCGACGACATCTCCAAGAGCATTGTCCGCCTGTCGGTTCCGACGGCCTTCCTGCGCTCCTGGATCAACAATCACTATTCCGAACTGCTGACCGAGCTGTGGCAGGAAGAAAACCCGCAGATTCTGAAGGTTGAAGTCGTGGTTCGTGGCGTAAGCCGCGTGGTGCGCAGCGCCGCTCCGGTCGAAGCCTGCGAAGCTTCCGAGAACAAGCCGGTCGTCGCCCCGCGCGAAAAGATGGTGTTCCCGCTCGGCCAGTCCTTTGGTGGCCAGCCGGTGGGCGACAAGCGCGGTTCCGCCGTTGTCGCAGAATCGGCGGCGGCTTCGGGTGCCGTGCTCGGCTCGCCGCTCGATCCCCGTTATACGTTCGACAGCTTTGTCGATGGCGCATCGAATCGCGTGGCGCTCGCCGCAGCCCGCACCATTGCGGAGGCCGGTTCCAGCGCCGTTCGCTTCAATCCGCTTTTCATCCATGCTTCCGTCGGTCTCGGCAAGACTCACCTTCTGCAGGCGATCGCCGCCGCCGCGCTCCAGCGCCAGGAAAAGGCCCGCGTCGTCTATCTGACGGCAGAATATTTCATGTGGCGCTTCGCCACCGCCATCCGCGACAACAATGCGCTGTCCTTCAAGGAACAGCTTCGCGATATCGACCTTCTCGTTATCGACGACATGCAGTTCCTGCAGGGCAAGTCGATCCAGCACGAGTTCTGTCATCTCCTGAACACGCTGCTCGACAGCGCAAAGCAGGTCGTTGTTGCCGCCGACCGTGCGCCTTCCGAACTGGAATCGCTCGATGTGCGTGTCCGTTCGCGACTTCAGGGCGGCGTTGCACTTGAAGTGGCCGCGCCCGACTATGAAATGCGCGTCGAAATGCTGCGCCGCCGTCTGGCCGCAGCGCAGGCGGAAGATCCGAGCCTCACGATTGGCGAAGAGATTCTTTCCCATGTTGCCCGCACCGTCACCGGATCGGGCCGTGAACTGGAAGGCGCTTTCAACCAGCTTCTGTTCCGCCAGTCCTTCGAGCCGAACATCTCCATCGACCGCGTCGATGAACTGCTCGGTCACCTGACCCGCGTCGGTGAACCGAAGCGTATCCGCATCGAGGAAATCCAGCGCATCGTCGCGCGGCATTACAATGTCTCGAAGCAGGACCTGCTGTCGAACCGCCGCACGCGCACCATCGTCAAGCCGCGTCAGGTGGCAATGTATCTTGCCAAGATGATGACGCCGCGTTCCCTGCCGGAAATCGGTCGCCGCTTCGGCGGTCGCGATCACACCACGGTCCTTCACGCCGTGCGCAAGATCGAGGATCTGGTCGGCGCCGATACCAAGCTTGCCCAGGAACTGGAGCTTCTCAAGCGCCTTATCAACGATCAGGCCGCCTGA
- the dnaN gene encoding DNA polymerase III subunit beta: MRVTLERSNLLKSLNHVHRVVERRNTIPILSNVLLQAEGASLALKATDLDLEVNEATAAMVEQAGATTVPAHLLYDIVRKLPDGAEVMLSTNPDGGSMSVISGKSSFRLQCLPQSDFPELTAGAFTHSFRIEAQALKRLIDRTQFAISTEETRYYLNGIFFHAIESDGALKLRAVATDGHRLARAELEAPSGTEGMPGIIIPRKTVAELQKLVDVPEVVVTVELSDAKIRFTVGSVVLTSKLIDGTFPDYQRVIPSGNDKKLTIGRQEFAASVDRVSTISSERGRAVKLSIADGQLTLTVNNPDSGSATDELAADYDADPLDIGFNSKYLLDITSQLSGSDAVFMLADAGSPTLVRDTGDEDVLYVLMPMRV, encoded by the coding sequence ATGCGTGTTACCCTAGAGCGATCGAACCTTCTCAAATCTCTCAATCACGTCCACCGCGTCGTGGAACGCCGCAACACGATACCGATTCTGTCGAACGTGCTTTTGCAGGCTGAGGGCGCAAGCCTCGCGCTCAAGGCCACCGATCTTGATCTTGAGGTCAATGAAGCGACGGCCGCCATGGTGGAGCAGGCTGGCGCCACGACGGTTCCGGCGCATCTCCTCTACGACATCGTCCGCAAGCTGCCCGACGGCGCCGAAGTCATGCTCTCGACCAACCCGGATGGCGGCTCCATGTCGGTCATTTCCGGCAAGTCGTCCTTCCGCCTGCAGTGCCTGCCGCAGTCCGATTTCCCGGAACTGACCGCTGGCGCCTTCACCCACTCCTTCCGCATCGAGGCGCAGGCGCTGAAGCGCCTCATCGACCGCACCCAGTTTGCGATTTCGACGGAAGAAACCCGCTATTACCTCAACGGCATTTTCTTCCACGCCATCGAAAGCGATGGCGCGCTGAAGCTGCGCGCTGTCGCGACCGACGGCCACCGGCTGGCGCGCGCCGAACTGGAAGCGCCGTCCGGCACCGAAGGCATGCCGGGCATCATCATTCCGCGCAAGACGGTCGCCGAGCTGCAGAAGCTGGTCGATGTGCCGGAAGTGGTCGTTACGGTTGAACTGTCGGACGCCAAGATCCGCTTCACGGTCGGCTCTGTGGTGCTCACCTCGAAACTGATCGACGGTACCTTCCCGGATTACCAGCGCGTGATTCCGTCCGGCAACGACAAGAAGCTCACCATCGGCCGCCAGGAATTCGCAGCCTCCGTCGACCGCGTCTCGACCATTTCCAGCGAGCGTGGCCGCGCAGTGAAGCTCTCCATCGCCGATGGCCAGTTGACGCTTACCGTCAACAACCCCGATTCCGGCAGCGCAACCGACGAGCTTGCTGCCGATTACGATGCCGATCCGCTCGATATCGGTTTCAACTCGAAATACCTGCTCGATATCACCAGCCAGCTTTCGGGTTCCGATGCGGTCTTCATGCTGGCCGATGCCGGTTCACCGACACTGGTGCGCGATACGGGCGATGAAGATGTGCTGTACGTTCTCATGCCTATGCGTGTTTAA
- the recF gene encoding DNA replication/repair protein RecF (All proteins in this family for which functions are known are DNA-binding proteins that assist the filamentation of RecA onto DNA for the initiation of recombination or recombinational repair.), with protein MNRPEPDQSRPDRVSIRRLKLVNFRNYAELSLPLGPGHVVLTGENGSGKTNLIEAVSFLSPGRGLRRAAYDDVARTSSLDGFAIHAALDCMIYGEAEIGTGTAGGGEGGRKVRINGIAASGDDLLDYARILWVVPSMDGLFTGGASDRRRFLDRMVLAIDTAHGKRVLDYERAMRSRNRLLSDGNGDDQWLDAIESQMAELGTAIAAARAEAMRLIAAMIERLPAEGPFPKADCFLEGTLEQRISVEAALDLEEDFRRTLRDGRARDRAAGRTLEGPHRTDLIVQHRPKAMPAALCSTGEQKALLIGLVLAHARLTAELSGMAPILLLDEIAAHLDTGRRAALFGILNELGGQAFMTGTDRALFEALEGEAQFFNVAAGTLTPL; from the coding sequence GTGAATAGGCCCGAGCCTGATCAAAGCCGCCCGGATCGCGTTTCGATCCGGCGGCTTAAGCTTGTCAATTTCCGCAACTATGCGGAACTGTCGTTGCCGCTTGGCCCCGGCCACGTGGTGCTGACCGGCGAAAACGGCTCCGGCAAGACCAATCTGATCGAAGCGGTTTCCTTTCTGTCGCCGGGGCGCGGCCTGCGCCGCGCTGCTTATGACGATGTCGCACGCACCAGTTCGCTCGATGGCTTTGCCATTCATGCCGCGCTTGATTGCATGATCTATGGCGAGGCCGAGATCGGCACCGGCACCGCTGGCGGCGGCGAGGGTGGCCGCAAGGTCCGCATCAACGGTATTGCCGCTTCCGGCGACGATCTGCTCGATTATGCGCGCATTCTCTGGGTGGTGCCGTCGATGGATGGGCTGTTCACGGGAGGCGCTTCCGACCGGCGGCGTTTTCTGGACCGTATGGTGCTCGCCATCGATACCGCGCACGGCAAGCGCGTGCTCGATTATGAACGGGCGATGCGCAGCCGCAACCGGTTGCTGAGCGACGGCAACGGTGACGACCAATGGCTGGATGCGATAGAAAGCCAGATGGCTGAACTGGGCACGGCCATCGCAGCCGCCCGCGCCGAAGCCATGCGCCTGATCGCGGCGATGATCGAACGGCTGCCCGCCGAAGGACCGTTTCCCAAGGCTGACTGCTTTCTGGAAGGAACGTTGGAGCAGAGAATCAGTGTCGAGGCGGCGCTCGATCTTGAAGAGGATTTCCGACGCACCCTGCGCGATGGGCGCGCACGCGACCGGGCGGCGGGCCGCACGCTGGAAGGTCCACATCGCACCGATCTGATCGTCCAGCATCGCCCCAAGGCGATGCCTGCCGCCCTTTGTTCCACCGGCGAGCAGAAGGCCCTGCTGATCGGTCTGGTGCTTGCTCATGCGCGGCTGACGGCGGAGCTTTCCGGCATGGCCCCCATACTCCTGCTCGATGAAATCGCCGCGCATCTCGATACGGGACGCCGCGCCGCACTTTTCGGCATCCTTAATGAGCTTGGCGGGCAGGCCTTCATGACCGGCACCGATCGGGCGCTTTTTGAGGCGCTTGAAGGGGAAGCGCAATTTTTCAATGTGGCCGCTGGCACGCTTACCCCGCTCTGA
- a CDS encoding molybdopterin-synthase adenylyltransferase MoeB has translation MNAPSKPFSSEELERYARHIVLPEIGGPGQQKLKAARILIVGAGGLGAPVLQYLAAAGVGTLGIIDDDTVSLSNLQRQVIHDTQSVGQPKVESALAAIARINPHVRVEGHQLRLDADNAEALIGNYDVVVDGSDNFTTRYILADAAAKVGRPLVTGAMGRFDGTVTVLMPYATGPDGTPNPSYRDLFPEAPPPGTVPTCAEAGVLGVLPGVIGSLQAMEVIKLITGIGEPLVGRLLLYNALNVRFETIRYKARKPK, from the coding sequence ATGAACGCACCATCGAAGCCCTTTTCATCCGAAGAACTCGAACGCTACGCGCGCCATATCGTGCTGCCGGAAATTGGCGGGCCGGGCCAGCAGAAGCTGAAGGCGGCCCGCATATTGATCGTCGGCGCAGGCGGGCTTGGCGCGCCTGTGCTGCAATATCTGGCGGCGGCGGGTGTCGGCACGCTCGGCATCATCGACGATGACACGGTTTCGCTGTCCAACCTGCAGCGGCAGGTCATCCACGATACGCAAAGCGTCGGCCAGCCGAAGGTGGAAAGCGCGCTCGCCGCCATTGCCCGCATCAACCCGCATGTGAGGGTAGAAGGGCATCAGCTCCGCCTCGATGCGGACAATGCCGAAGCCCTGATCGGCAATTACGACGTTGTGGTGGATGGTTCGGACAATTTCACCACGCGTTATATTCTGGCCGATGCCGCTGCCAAAGTCGGTCGCCCGCTGGTGACCGGCGCCATGGGCCGTTTCGACGGTACGGTCACGGTGCTGATGCCCTACGCGACCGGCCCCGACGGCACGCCCAACCCGTCCTATCGTGATCTTTTCCCGGAAGCGCCGCCGCCCGGAACGGTGCCGACCTGTGCGGAAGCCGGAGTGCTGGGCGTCCTGCCGGGTGTGATCGGCAGCCTGCAGGCAATGGAAGTCATCAAGCTCATCACCGGGATCGGCGAGCCGCTGGTCGGTCGGCTGCTGCTCTATAATGCCTTGAATGTCCGCTTCGAAACCATTCGCTACAAGGCGCGCAAACCGAAATGA
- a CDS encoding GNAT family N-acetyltransferase, whose protein sequence is MTALRVEVIGGNFEQWEELVGMIRDSFAYMDGVIDPPSSAGLLTAENLRQKAEEETGFAAFLDGRLVGCVFIREKAEGFYLGKLAVASAFEGRGIGRLLMQKAEDVAVAKGKPSIELQVRIELARNRAVFEKLGYRKIAETAHPGYSRPTSITMRKEITRGTDINR, encoded by the coding sequence ATGACGGCTCTGCGTGTCGAAGTTATTGGCGGGAATTTCGAGCAGTGGGAAGAATTGGTCGGCATGATCCGCGACAGCTTCGCCTATATGGACGGCGTGATCGATCCGCCCTCATCAGCAGGTTTGCTGACGGCAGAAAATTTGCGGCAGAAGGCCGAGGAAGAAACCGGCTTTGCAGCCTTCCTTGATGGCAGACTTGTCGGCTGTGTCTTCATACGGGAAAAGGCCGAGGGCTTTTATCTCGGCAAGCTTGCCGTCGCATCCGCTTTTGAGGGAAGAGGCATTGGGCGATTGCTGATGCAAAAGGCGGAAGATGTTGCGGTTGCAAAAGGCAAGCCCTCGATTGAGTTGCAGGTGCGTATCGAGCTTGCGCGTAATCGGGCGGTGTTTGAGAAGCTCGGATATCGCAAGATCGCGGAAACCGCGCATCCGGGCTATAGCCGCCCCACATCCATAACCATGCGCAAGGAGATCACGCGTGGCACTGACATTAACCGATGA
- a CDS encoding aconitase X, producing MALTLTDEERSIAAGDQGEGAAMAMRIVADTARLMGAPRLIPVASAHIDGALYHGDSGTLFAEKLVEGGAKVRVRATLNVGSIDLTGCSHNLLPAHEADMARRMMRAYIKLGCEPTWTCAPYQAGHRPAQGTDVAWGESNAVVFCNSVLGARTNRYGDFLDIACAIAGRAPDYGLHRTENRRATVVFDISALDPGFLSSEVAWPILGNLFGRSVGTNIGVVAGSPVHPDEDDLKAFGAASASVGAVGLFHIAGVTPEAPDLETALQHQEPESVIRVTRDMVEATRKRLSTVERVDHIDAVAIGSPHLSITEFDRLERAIAQRKLAVPLYACTGRHALAELEKDGRRQALERAGVVIVADTCVVVTPILPAKGDAILMTNSGKFAHYAPGNTGYGVLYGSLEECVESAVAGRPVFGRQAA from the coding sequence GTGGCACTGACATTAACCGATGAAGAGCGGTCGATAGCCGCAGGCGATCAGGGGGAAGGCGCTGCGATGGCGATGCGCATCGTGGCCGACACTGCGCGGCTTATGGGTGCGCCGCGTCTTATCCCTGTCGCATCAGCGCATATCGACGGTGCGCTCTATCACGGCGATAGCGGAACGCTTTTTGCTGAGAAGCTTGTAGAGGGCGGCGCGAAGGTCAGGGTGCGCGCCACACTCAATGTCGGTTCCATCGATCTGACCGGCTGTTCGCATAATCTTTTGCCGGCTCACGAGGCGGATATGGCCAGGCGCATGATGCGCGCCTACATCAAGCTCGGCTGCGAGCCGACATGGACCTGCGCGCCTTATCAGGCAGGCCACAGACCGGCACAGGGAACCGATGTCGCATGGGGCGAATCCAATGCGGTCGTGTTCTGCAATTCGGTTCTGGGCGCGCGCACCAATCGCTATGGCGATTTCCTGGATATCGCCTGCGCCATTGCAGGACGCGCGCCCGATTATGGTCTTCATCGCACCGAAAACCGCCGCGCTACGGTGGTGTTCGATATTTCGGCGCTCGATCCTGGCTTCCTGTCGTCGGAGGTGGCCTGGCCCATTCTCGGCAATCTGTTCGGTCGCAGCGTGGGAACGAATATCGGTGTCGTCGCGGGCAGTCCCGTCCACCCCGATGAAGATGATCTCAAGGCCTTCGGTGCGGCCTCGGCATCGGTGGGCGCGGTCGGATTGTTCCATATTGCGGGCGTGACGCCGGAAGCCCCCGATCTTGAAACGGCCTTGCAGCATCAGGAACCGGAAAGCGTCATCCGCGTCACGCGAGACATGGTCGAGGCGACGCGCAAGCGGCTTTCGACTGTCGAGCGGGTGGACCATATCGATGCGGTCGCCATTGGCAGTCCGCATCTCTCGATAACGGAATTCGACCGTCTGGAGCGCGCCATAGCGCAGCGCAAGCTCGCTGTCCCGCTCTATGCCTGTACGGGCCGCCATGCGCTGGCCGAGCTGGAGAAAGACGGGCGCAGGCAAGCACTGGAAAGGGCAGGCGTTGTCATCGTCGCCGATACTTGCGTCGTCGTCACACCTATTTTGCCAGCTAAGGGTGACGCCATCCTGATGACCAATTCCGGCAAATTCGCCCATTATGCCCCCGGCAATACCGGCTATGGCGTGCTTTACGGTTCGCTGGAGGAATGTGTGGAAAGCGCTGTCGCAGGCAGGCCGGTTTTCGGGAGGCAGGCAGCATGA
- a CDS encoding aconitase X swivel domain-containing protein translates to MSIGKTSILVAGKAADAEALVLSAPISFWGGVDPKSGRIADVRHPEHGQSIAGRVLCLPGTIGSSSAAAVLLELVHSGHAPAAIVLHEPDAILLLGLIVAREMGHDVPVAVELDREAQKQLAGHRVTVGEDGTIGITA, encoded by the coding sequence ATGAGCATCGGGAAAACTTCTATACTCGTTGCTGGCAAGGCCGCTGATGCCGAGGCGCTGGTTCTCTCCGCGCCGATCAGCTTCTGGGGCGGTGTCGATCCGAAAAGCGGGCGGATTGCCGATGTGCGCCATCCGGAACATGGGCAAAGCATCGCCGGGCGCGTGCTTTGCCTGCCGGGAACCATCGGCTCGTCGTCAGCCGCTGCCGTCCTGCTGGAACTGGTCCATAGCGGCCACGCGCCCGCAGCCATTGTCCTGCACGAGCCTGATGCGATCCTGCTGCTTGGCCTCATCGTTGCCCGTGAAATGGGCCATGACGTGCCCGTCGCCGTTGAACTCGACCGCGAGGCGCAAAAGCAACTCGCCGGCCATCGGGTGACGGTCGGCGAGGATGGAACGATTGGGATTACTGCTTAA
- a CDS encoding 2-hydroxyacid dehydrogenase, with the protein MTDTKGNILLAITDWDPEIWLKTFRDHAPDRPVVTDRAENDPSIKYALVWKQKPGSLANLPNLKVIFSLGAGVDHVFRDDRIPDVPLVRIISDDLTMRMTEYVVWQVLDHHRLGQRYRKQQQNHVWHEDRRQPAAHEVTVGIMGLGVLGRDAAEKLKTLGFNVTGWSRRPQEIDGIQTYHGKDGFTKFLKTADIFVCLLPLTPDTKGILSMSMFAQLKSDGPLGAPVLINAGRGGLQNEADILAALDRGLLSAASLDVFTQEPLPASSPLWDHPRVTITPHAAASSSATALVPQIIRQIEAFERDGTLEHVVDRNTQY; encoded by the coding sequence ATGACCGATACCAAAGGCAATATCCTTCTGGCGATCACAGACTGGGACCCGGAAATCTGGCTGAAGACGTTTCGCGATCACGCGCCGGACCGTCCGGTGGTGACGGATCGCGCGGAAAACGATCCCTCCATCAAATATGCACTCGTGTGGAAGCAGAAGCCCGGCTCGCTTGCCAACCTGCCCAATCTGAAGGTCATCTTCTCGCTGGGTGCCGGCGTCGATCACGTCTTCCGCGACGACCGGATTCCCGATGTGCCGCTGGTGCGCATCATCTCCGACGATCTCACCATGCGCATGACGGAATATGTCGTCTGGCAGGTGCTGGATCATCATCGTCTCGGACAACGCTATCGCAAGCAGCAGCAGAATCATGTCTGGCACGAAGATCGCCGCCAGCCAGCCGCGCATGAGGTGACGGTCGGAATCATGGGTCTTGGCGTGCTCGGCCGCGATGCCGCTGAAAAGCTCAAAACCCTTGGCTTCAATGTCACCGGCTGGAGCCGCCGTCCGCAGGAAATCGACGGCATTCAGACCTATCATGGCAAGGACGGCTTTACGAAATTCCTCAAGACCGCCGACATCTTCGTCTGCCTGCTGCCGCTGACGCCCGACACGAAGGGCATCCTCTCCATGTCGATGTTCGCGCAACTGAAGAGCGACGGGCCGCTCGGCGCTCCGGTGCTGATCAATGCCGGACGCGGCGGATTGCAGAACGAGGCGGATATTCTGGCAGCACTTGATCGCGGACTTCTTTCGGCAGCTTCCCTCGACGTGTTCACGCAGGAACCGTTGCCGGCCAGCAGCCCGCTCTGGGACCATCCGCGCGTGACGATCACCCCGCATGCGGCGGCAAGCTCATCCGCAACCGCCCTTGTGCCGCAGATCATCCGGCAGATCGAAGCCTTCGAGCGCGACGGGACACTGGAGCACGTCGTGGACCGCAACACGCAATATTAG
- a CDS encoding ABC transporter ATP-binding protein produces the protein MSGSMNDSGNKTLLSVRDLSVAFRQNGEGRISVDRVSFDIAEGETVALVGESGSGKSVSALSILKLLPYPSASHPSGEILFNGRDLMKASEPELRRVRGNDITMIFQEPMTSLNPLHSVERQIGEILKMHQGMGFEAARARTLELLHEVGIREPEKRLSAFPHQLSGGQRQRVMIAMALANKPKLLIADEPTTALDVTVQAQILKLLAELKAAQGMSMLFITHDLGIVRKIADRVCVMSKGKIVETGPTRDIFENPQHPYTRHLLAAEPKGEPPAADPAARTVMEGKDIRVWFPIKKGFLRKTVDHVKAVDGIDVNLRAGQTLGVVGESGSGKTTLGLALSRMISSRGEINFDGRDIAKFSFKDMRPLRRELQIVFQDPFGSLSPRMTIADIIAEGLLVHEPKLSADDRDARVVAALNEVNLDPETRFRYPHEFSGGQRQRIAIARAMVLNPKFVMLDEPTSALDMSVQAQVVDLLRALQKKHDLAYLFISHDLKVVRALANDVLVMRNGKAVEYGAAKDVFANPQTEYTKTLMAAAFHMEATEGGVRQ, from the coding sequence ATGAGCGGATCAATGAACGATTCTGGAAATAAAACGCTGCTTTCCGTCCGCGATCTGTCCGTCGCATTCCGCCAGAATGGCGAGGGACGCATTTCCGTCGACCGGGTATCCTTTGACATTGCCGAAGGCGAAACGGTAGCGCTTGTTGGCGAATCGGGATCGGGCAAGTCCGTCTCGGCCCTGTCGATCCTGAAATTGCTGCCCTATCCGTCCGCGAGCCATCCTTCCGGGGAAATTCTCTTCAATGGCCGCGACCTGATGAAGGCCTCGGAACCGGAACTGCGCCGTGTGCGCGGCAACGACATCACGATGATCTTTCAGGAACCGATGACCTCGCTCAATCCGCTGCACAGCGTGGAGCGTCAGATCGGCGAAATCCTGAAAATGCATCAGGGCATGGGTTTCGAGGCAGCGCGGGCGCGAACGCTGGAACTTCTTCACGAAGTCGGCATTCGCGAACCGGAGAAGCGTCTGTCCGCTTTCCCGCACCAGCTTTCCGGCGGGCAACGCCAGCGCGTCATGATCGCAATGGCGCTTGCCAACAAGCCGAAGCTGCTGATCGCCGACGAGCCCACCACCGCGCTCGATGTTACCGTGCAGGCGCAGATATTGAAGCTGCTTGCCGAACTGAAAGCCGCACAGGGCATGTCGATGCTCTTCATCACCCACGATCTCGGCATCGTGCGCAAGATCGCCGACAGGGTCTGCGTGATGAGCAAAGGCAAGATCGTTGAGACCGGGCCGACCAGGGATATTTTCGAGAACCCGCAGCATCCTTACACCAGGCACCTGCTTGCCGCCGAACCGAAGGGCGAACCGCCCGCCGCTGATCCTGCTGCCAGAACGGTGATGGAAGGCAAGGATATTCGCGTCTGGTTCCCGATCAAGAAGGGGTTTTTGCGCAAGACCGTCGACCATGTGAAGGCGGTGGACGGCATCGACGTGAACCTGCGGGCCGGCCAGACGCTCGGCGTCGTTGGCGAATCGGGTTCCGGCAAGACGACGCTTGGCCTCGCGCTTTCTCGCATGATCTCATCCAGAGGCGAGATCAATTTCGACGGTCGCGACATCGCGAAGTTCAGCTTCAAGGACATGCGCCCGCTGCGCCGCGAATTGCAGATCGTGTTTCAGGACCCGTTCGGGTCGCTGTCTCCGCGCATGACCATCGCCGACATCATCGCCGAAGGGCTTCTGGTGCACGAGCCGAAGCTTTCAGCGGACGACCGCGATGCGCGCGTGGTTGCCGCGCTCAACGAGGTGAACCTCGACCCGGAAACACGCTTCCGCTACCCGCACGAATTTTCCGGCGGACAGCGCCAGCGCATCGCCATTGCACGCGCCATGGTGCTGAACCCGAAATTCGTCATGCTGGACGAACCGACCTCGGCGCTCGATATGAGCGTGCAGGCGCAGGTGGTCGATCTGCTGCGCGCATTGCAGAAGAAGCATGATCTCGCCTATCTTTTCATAAGCCACGACCTGAAAGTGGTGCGGGCGCTGGCAAATGACGTGCTGGTGATGCGCAACGGCAAGGCGGTGGAATATGGCGCGGCGAAAGATGTGTTTGCCAATCCGCAGACCGAGTACACCAAGACACTGATGGCAGCAGCTTTCCATATGGAGGCGACCGAAGGGGGAGTAAGGCAATGA